Part of the Bacillus andreraoultii genome is shown below.
CACTTGTATAGTATGACGTCCATTTGGCTAAATCCTCTTCCCCTCTTAATTCTCGAACTGCATTTTCCGCTAAACCTTCAAGAATAATCGTATCAAGTAGTACAAACTCTTCTTCCTTTTTGTCGTAATGGGCTAAACGACAAACATGGTTATACTCATGTGTAAATAATGCCTTAATTTCACTATTGCTATTGTCATTGGCTAGGAATAAAAATAATTTATCCTTAAAAGCAATACCTGATTTTCCATTTTGTTCTTTCATTATTTTTGGATTCTTTCTGTCAGCTGGAAATATAAAGATGGGAATATTTGGTCCATCCCATAGTTTCATGAGTATTTGTTCTTCCTTTTGTATCAACTGCCAAAAATCTTTTCTTTCTTTAAATTGTTTGATCATTTTATCTTGATTATTTATTGGCTCACGAAACATACCATGCCATGTTAAGTAACTTGCAATTTCTACTGCTGATGCATTTGGAAAATAACTTTCAAGTTTAGTGAAGATTTCTGATGGATTTTCATCATGTTCCTCAAGCCATAAGTCTGTTCGTATTACTGCCATATCATATGTCTCCCCACGTAAATAATTTTATATACTTTTAGGAATTCGATATATGATATGCATTTTCTAAGGCAAACGGTCAAAATAACAGTTCATCGGAATAATCATAAATTATATTTTTATGACGTCAGTTGATATGTTACATAAACAATTCAAATATTAGATATATTTATCATCCCTTTTATAAAACATTTACCAGAAAAAGAATGGAATAGCCACCAATGATACAATTGCGCCTAACGCTAGTCCATATAAAAATCCAGATCCTCCAAAACCATAATAGCCGTAACCAAATCCTCCAAAATTTCTTAGTCTACCAAGTGGGCGGATAAAAACCCTATTACGTTTTACATCCACAATTATACCTCTATGCAATCGTCCATCACGAGTACGTATTTGTACCGCTCTCCCTCGATATCTGTTACATAATGAATAATAATGTGCTGACAAAACGACACCCCCATATTTTTATCATATAATTCATCTTATGGTAAGGGTCCCTGTTTGTATTGGACAAATGGATTAGGACAAGAATGGATTTTATTCTTCATTGTTATTTTTTTCATTAAAGAAAGCTCAAGACGCTAGAGCCTCCAAGCAACCAAATAGTATAGAGTTTGCCAAAAAGAAAGCGAGTTTTTCAGCTTTGATGTAGCTGCTAGAGCCTACCTTTTGCGCATATACGTATTAGAAAGTAGAAATTGGAAGATTTTTACTTTCCTATTAGCTAAAAAAGACCTATCCCCCACTTGGGAATAGGTCACCTGCGTCATAGTAAGGAATAGTTATTTCTTTAAATGGAATGGAACCGTACTTACAACAACATTTTTCCGGTGTAAGAGAAATTCGCGAATCATTAGACTAGACTGATTATGCAAGAAATAGTGCCAACCTTTTTTCGGTATAAACTGTGGAATAATCACCGTTACACTGTAATTTTCTACACTTGCTTTATGGTTAATAAGATCAATAAATTTAGAAAGTGGTCCAATAATGCTTCGGTAATAAGAATATAAAGTTACAATTCGTACGTCTGGATAGCGTTCTTTCCATTTCTTTTCAAATTGGACGATACTTTCACGGTCAAACCCCACATACACGGCAATTACTTGATCAGGTGATAGTGAGCGTACGTATTTCATCGATGCATCAACGACGGTTGTAAGTCCTGCTACTGGAACGACAACAACATTTCCATTAATTGGTGCATCTTCTACTGCTTCATTAATTCGTAATTGTTCGCCTACTGCCAAATAGTGTTTTCTAATTTGGTGAAAAATAATAACTGTAATTGGTAAAAAGATAAATACCGGCCATACTTGAGCCAATTTTGTTATAAAAAACATAAGGGTAACAACAAAACAAATCAATGCACCAACTGTATTAATAATAAATTTTGGTAACCAATTTGTTGGCATTTCTCTTATCCATTTCAACATCATTCCTGTTTGAGACAATGTAAATGGAATAAACACACCGACCGCATACAATGGAATTAAGTTTTCCGTATTCCCTTGAAAAACGATAATTAAAATAATAGCTGCAACAGCAAGTGTTACAATACCATTGGAATAAACTAATCGATCGCCACGATTGTTAAACATTCTTGGTAAATATTTGTCTTTAGCGAGATTTACGGCAAGTAAAGGAAATGCCGAATAACCAGTATTTGCTGCGAGCACTAAAATTAGTGCAGTCGTTCCTTGGATAAAAAAGTACATCGGATTCCTTCCGAAAGTTTGAGAAGCAATTTGAGAAACAACGGTCTCTTTACTACTTGGTGCAATTCCATAATAATATGCTAAAAAGGTAATCCCTGAAAATAAAAATGCTAAAATGAGACCCATCGCCGCCAGCGTTTTTGCAGCATTTTTGGGAGCTGGATCACGGAAATTTGGTATGGCATTCGATATTGCCTCGACTCCAGTCAGTGCAGAACTTCCTGATGCAAAAGCTTTTAAAATTAAAAATAGAGAAATACCAGCAACGGGTGTACCAACCGGAGTATGTTTATAAGTCGGGACCTCACCTGTCATTATATTCGTCACACCTACACCAATCAAAATAAGCAAAGCAATAGCAAATAAATAAACAGGATAGGATAACACAGTAGCTGATTCTGTAATCCCACGTAGATTTAGTAACGTAATTAGCAGCACAAAACAAATCGCAATGAAGACTTTATGCTCATGTAAAAATGGAAAAGCTGATGCAACTGCATCTGCACCTGCAGAGACACTTACCGCCACTGTTAATATATAATCAACAAGTAATGAACCCCCTGCAACAAGGCCAAAATTAGGACCTAGATTTTCTCTGGATACCATATAAGCTCCACCACCATGTGGATAGGCAAAAATGATTTGTCGATAAGATAAAATAAGTGCAGTTAATAAAATAAGTATGCCAACTGCAATTGGAAGCGAATACCAAAGAGCAGTCGCACCTAAAGTTACAAGTACAATTAGAACTTGTTCCGGTCCATACGCAACAGAACTTAAGGCATCTGAAGAAAGAATGGCTAATGCCTTAGTTTTAGTAAGTTTTTGTTCACCTAATTCTGTTGATTTTAACGGTTTTCCTATAAGTAGCTTTTTTACTGTATTTACCAATGATCACACCTTCTCAAAACGATTGCATTTCAATAAAATCCCCAAAAACATGTTAAAGAAAACATTTATTTTCATCCAATTATCATAAAATAAAAATGTCTACAATAGGACAAATTTATTGTAGACATGATTTATTGATATTTCACACTTCCACCATCCCTTTCAATGACGCTTACGAGGTTAGCTGCCGGATTCGGGATATTGAATAGCCCTACCTAAAAAGGATTCACCCCTGAATTTTTACAATTCAATTTGGTTCCCCCGTACATAATTGTTTCAGCGACTAAATGAAACAGAAGTTATATTACTCTCTTTTTATTCGAATGTAAATATAAATTAAAAGAAAAATATCCCCTCTTTGTGATTTTTTTATGACGAATCTTTCATTAAACCATAGGCTAAATGGCAGTCATTATTCTCTGTAGCAAGTCCTTGTTCTCACTCAGCAATCTTTTTTAACGAAATATAAGTGTTTTAGATTGAGAACCGCTTCTCACTAGCCAATAGATAAATGCAATATTTGGTAAAGATAGGAAAAAATCCTGTCTTTATTCCCCCAATCTTAAACGATAATTGTATAACCTGATGAAACCAAATATTATTGGATTGTATTTTTAATAATAATAAATTGAAATTGAATTAAAGATATTTTCTAAATACTTGTTGTCTTACTAATAAAAACAATATAAAGTATAATTATCGGGAAATATCATCCCTCACTTTAGAAGGAGGGAGACTACTACTAAATAAAATATAAAACTCATACATTTAAGTACGTCCTGTTTTTTATCAATGAATATTTACTTAGAGTGGAAAGTAACTTAATAAGGGGGCTGATAAAATGATTATTGGAATACCAAAAGAAATTAAAAACAATGAAAACCGTGTCGCTATTACACCCGCAGGCGTTGTTCAACTAAGTCGTGCAGGTCATACTGTTTTAATTGAGAAAAATGCAGGAATTCCTAGCTCGATTACAAATAAAGAATATAGTCAAGCTGGTGCTCAAATTTTAGAAAACGCAGCCGATGTTTGGGAAAAATCTGATTTAATCCTAAAGGTCAAAGAACCATTACCTTCCGAATATCAATATTTCCGTCCAGATTTGATCTTGTTTACATATTTACATTTAGCAGCAGAACCGGAATTAGCTAAAGCATTAGTTAAGAATAAGGTAACAGCTCTTGCTTACGAAACGTTAACAGTTGGAAACCAGTTACCACTATTGACTCCAATGAGTGAAGTAGCAGGTCGAATGGCCGTTCAAATCGGGGCTCAATATTTAGAGAAATCTGAAGGCGGAAAAGGGATTCTACTAAGTGGAATTCCTGGTGTGAAACGAGGAAAAGTGACGGTCATTGGTGGAGGAGTTGTCGGAACAAATGCAGCAAAAATTGCGCTCGGTTTTGGTGCGGAAGTTACAATCATAGATGTCAATGCCATTCGGTTACGGCAGTTAGAAGACATCTTCGGTAGTCGTGTTCAAACATTAATGTCGAACCCATTTAATATTGCAGAATCTGTCCGTGATTCTGATTTAGTTATTGGTTCAGTTCTCATTCCTGGAGCAAAGGCACCGAAACTTGTTACTGAAGAAATGATAGAATCGATGCAACCAGGATCGGTCATTGTCGATGTTGCCATTGACCAAGGCGGGAACTTTGAAACAATCAACGAAGCTACTACTCATGATGATCCTATTTTTATTAAACACGGTGTCATCCATTACGCCGTTTCAAATATTCCAGGTGC
Proteins encoded:
- a CDS encoding APC family permease; translated protein: MVNTVKKLLIGKPLKSTELGEQKLTKTKALAILSSDALSSVAYGPEQVLIVLVTLGATALWYSLPIAVGILILLTALILSYRQIIFAYPHGGGAYMVSRENLGPNFGLVAGGSLLVDYILTVAVSVSAGADAVASAFPFLHEHKVFIAICFVLLITLLNLRGITESATVLSYPVYLFAIALLILIGVGVTNIMTGEVPTYKHTPVGTPVAGISLFLILKAFASGSSALTGVEAISNAIPNFRDPAPKNAAKTLAAMGLILAFLFSGITFLAYYYGIAPSSKETVVSQIASQTFGRNPMYFFIQGTTALILVLAANTGYSAFPLLAVNLAKDKYLPRMFNNRGDRLVYSNGIVTLAVAAIILIIVFQGNTENLIPLYAVGVFIPFTLSQTGMMLKWIREMPTNWLPKFIINTVGALICFVVTLMFFITKLAQVWPVFIFLPITVIIFHQIRKHYLAVGEQLRINEAVEDAPINGNVVVVPVAGLTTVVDASMKYVRSLSPDQVIAVYVGFDRESIVQFEKKWKERYPDVRIVTLYSYYRSIIGPLSKFIDLINHKASVENYSVTVIIPQFIPKKGWHYFLHNQSSLMIREFLLHRKNVVVSTVPFHLKK
- the ald gene encoding alanine dehydrogenase — protein: MIIGIPKEIKNNENRVAITPAGVVQLSRAGHTVLIEKNAGIPSSITNKEYSQAGAQILENAADVWEKSDLILKVKEPLPSEYQYFRPDLILFTYLHLAAEPELAKALVKNKVTALAYETLTVGNQLPLLTPMSEVAGRMAVQIGAQYLEKSEGGKGILLSGIPGVKRGKVTVIGGGVVGTNAAKIALGFGAEVTIIDVNAIRLRQLEDIFGSRVQTLMSNPFNIAESVRDSDLVIGSVLIPGAKAPKLVTEEMIESMQPGSVIVDVAIDQGGNFETINEATTHDDPIFIKHGVIHYAVSNIPGAVPRTATFGLTNVTIPYAVQLANKGLREAILQNEALKSAVNVCNGRITFKAVANDLGYTYIPVEEALID
- a CDS encoding DUF2268 domain-containing protein, with the translated sequence MAVIRTDLWLEEHDENPSEIFTKLESYFPNASAVEIASYLTWHGMFREPINNQDKMIKQFKERKDFWQLIQKEEQILMKLWDGPNIPIFIFPADRKNPKIMKEQNGKSGIAFKDKLFLFLANDNSNSEIKALFTHEYNHVCRLAHYDKKEEEFVLLDTIILEGLAENAVRELRGEEDLAKWTSYYTSEQLKRMWWRYIFPSRDIPKSHRKHNELLYGLRLLPKKLGYAVGYYLVKEYIDQNHVRSTDLLSLPSETIAQIDKRLILN